A window of the Sabethes cyaneus chromosome 1, idSabCyanKW18_F2, whole genome shotgun sequence genome harbors these coding sequences:
- the LOC128745641 gene encoding uncharacterized protein K02A2.6-like codes for MDSNLLPPNNSASVLLGQVKDYLTKYFLNNTDELATQDGMVFRGDRIVIPYVLRRKLVDSCHVSHNGTESTLKLARANLFWPGMSSQIKDVVKECSICAKYAPSQPNPPMMSHNIPVYPFQMVSMDVFQAEHRGIKRKFLVTVDHYSDFFELDILKDLTPESVIFACQQNFARHGKPQRLISDNATNFSNVKMVKFARDWDIELVTSAPHHQQANGKSEAAVKIAKRLITKADETNTDFWYALLHWRNIPNKIGSSPAARLFSRQTRCGVPTSVSNLLPRVVNDVPTKIENNRKTFKRNYDKTCRHLPELQIGSPVYTQLQPEFSKTWRAGTIADRLSERSYLVNVDGVDYRRSLVHLKPRKEPNILPDRRPSTLVSSNSFSNSDIQLASLPDGEKTNGCQMESHVAPQFSMIESQQTASPSTSRGGAMRSSTSCIPTTPKQKEKNNFVPEVSSNRRPKRLTRIPEKFKDFELAFK; via the exons ATGGATTCCAACTTGCTGCCGCCGAACAACAGCGCCAGTGTTTTGCTGGGTCAGGTTAAGGATTACCTTACGAAATACTTTCTGAATAATACAGA TGAATTGGCTACTCAGGATGGTATGGTGTTTCGAGGTGACCGTATAGTAATCCCTTATGTTCTTCGCCGCAAGCTCGTTGATAGTTGCCATGTTAGCCACAATGGAACGGAATCTACACTAAAATTAGCCAGAGCTAATCTCTTCTGGCCGGGCATGTCTTCCCAAATTAAAGATGTCGTCAAAGAGTGTTCTATTTGTGCTAAGTATGCACCTTCTCAGCCGAATCCTCCGATGATGAGCCACAACATTCCTGTATACCCTTTTCAAATGGTTTCTATGGATGTTTTTCAAGCAGAGCACCGTGGCATCAAACGTAAGTTTTTAGTTACTGTTGACCACTATTCTGATTTCTTCGAGCTTGATATTTTGAAAGACTTGACGCCGGAGTCAGTAATCTTCGCTTGTCAGCAGAATTTTGCCCGTCATGGTAAACCACAGAGACTGATCAGCGATAATGCGACCAACTTTTCAAATGTCAAAATGGTAAAATTTGCCCGTGACTGGGATATCGAGTTAGTTACATCAGCACCCCATCACCAACAGGCTAACGGTAAATCCGAGGCAGCtgtaaaaatagcaaaacgTTTAATTACGAAAGCAGACGAAACTAACACTGATTTTTGGTATGCTCTCTTACACTGGCGAAATATACCAAATAAGATTGGTTCCAGTCCTGCGGCTCGTTTGTTTTCTCGTCAAACTCGCTGTGGTGTGCCTACATCCGTATCAAATTTGCTTCCGAGAGTCGTAAATGACGTTCCTACAAAAATCGAGAACAATCGTAAAACCTTTAAACGCAACTATGATAAAACATGTCGACACTTACCTGAGCTACAGATTGGTTCTCCGGTATACACGCAGCTACAACCTGAGTTTTCGAAAACTTGGCGTGCTGGAACAATTGCCGATCGTTTAAGCGAACGATCCTATTTAGTCAACGTAGACGGAGTGGATTATCGTCGTAGTCTAGTGCATTTGAAGCCACGTAAAGAACCGAACATACTACCTGACCGCAGACCATCAACGTTAGTTTCCAGTAATAGTTTTTCAAACAGCGACATTCAACTTGCTTCTCTTCCGGACGGTGAAAAAACGAATGGTTGTCAAATGGAAAGTCACGTTGCGCCACAGTTTTCTATGattgaatcacaacaaactgCCTCCCCTTCAACATCGCGTGGTGGCGCAATGCGTTCTTCAACTTCGTGTATTCCCACAACTCCAAAGCAAAAGGAAAAGAATAACTTTGTACCGGAAGTGTCATCTAATCGCAGACCAAAACGATTGACGCGTATCCCAGAAAAGTTTAAGGACTTCGAATTAGCCTTTAAgtga